The Deltaproteobacteria bacterium DNA window GAGCTTTGCCGAGTGCTTGAGCCGCTTGTTGAATCATCAGTTCGGGTTGTCGCGGATTTTTCGCATTGTACACACTCATGCCGCAGTGAAGCTGAAGGTTCACTTCAACCAGTTCATTCACGCGCGCTTCAGTTTGTTCAACCAGTCGACTCGCTACAATTAAGGCATTGCTCTCTCCGGTATCCGGAAGAAGAACTGCAAAGACTGCACCGCCAAACCGTGCCATGAAATCGGTGCTTCTCAGATTGCCTCGTAAAACATGGGCCATTTTATTGAGAAGGTCATCGGCAACTTCTTGGCCCAGAGCATCATTGATCCGGCCATAGTCTGTTGGGTTGAGCATCAAGAGTGAGAGGGGAGGCCCGCCAATATTGGCTTCGCGAATAAGTTCGGCCGTCATTTGGTGCAGCTCACTGAGACCAGGGAGTCCCGTTAGAGAGTCATGCAAAACAGAGCGTACCCGGCTTATGTGCCGGCCCATGGCCCCGCCAAGTGAGAAGAGCCAGTGTAGAGTGAGTTCTTTGGACGTGGGCTGCTGGGAGCCCTCAATAAACTGGTCGAGCTTTTCTTGTGAATCGAAGGTCAGTCCAAACCAAGCAGGTGGTTTGATTTGGGTCAGATTGACTTGGCGGTGGTCACTGCTACGGCGTTGCCATTTCGTGGCGGGAGGAATGGTGTTGGGATCAAGTTCCGGAAGCCCAAGCGGGCTCTGGCCAAGTAGGAGAGGAAAAATGAGACCAAATTTTTCATGGCTTCTCACAGGCATGTGTGCGGAGCCAAGCCATCCTTGTAGTCCAGGAGCGATGTCGAGTTGGTCGAAATCTCCGGTATCAAGCCGGTCTAGATAGGAATAGGCAGTGTCTAACGAATGCAGCTCGGGCAAAGGCTGACCCTCACCGGCGTGCACAAGCAATGTATGACTGCGAGATGAAGAGGGCGAGGGAACGAAGAGTGTGGCATGCGTGGCTGCTGTTGAGTCTTGAACGCCGTGCAGAAAAAAGCGCAACACATCGTGCGAATGGTCCATTGATTTCCCCCTGAGCTGAATCGATTGAGAATCGAGACCGCCTGAACTGCACCAACAATATTGGCATAGCTTATCCAGAATTACTGTAGTCGAGTTTCAGATCAATGAAAAAGAGGGCTAAACGAACCAGAATTGTCGTCGGCGGGTGAAAAATGGAGAGCCCTGGTCACTTGGCAAGCTCTATGGTAGCAATGCTCGACACAACGCGTCGAGATCAAACCACGGTATCGGAGGATAAGATGAAAAACCCAGGCGTCATGGTAACCGGTTTCCCAGGCTTTATCGCGGGTCGGCTTATGAAAGATTTACTCACGAGCCAGGAAGTACAGCATCATTATTACTTCGTCGTCTTAACTCCTTTTATCCAAAAAGCCGGTGAACAATGTGCGGGACTCGAGAGTCAGTTTCCTGAGTTCAAAGATTCTTGGACGATTCTTGAGGGCGATATTCGGCGCCGGGATTTAGGAATTGATGCAGAGACGCTTAAGCCTATTCGTAAGAAGATTGTGCGGCTTTGGCACTTGGCAGCTGTTTACGACTTAAGCGTACCCCTTCCATTTGCCTATGGCGTGAATGTGGATGGCACACAGCATGTACTCGACTTTTGCGAGACTTTGCCTAATTTTGAGCGGCTGCTTTATATTTCGACTTGCTACGTTGCGGGTAAGCGCAGCGGCATGTGTTACGAGAACGAACTCGACTGTGCGCAAGATTTTAAGAATCATTATGAATCGACCAAGTTTTGGGCTGAGAAGTTGGTTCAGCACCGTTGGGACAAAATACCCACGGTTATTTTTAGACCGGCGATTGTGGTTGGAGACTCTGAGACTGGGGAAACCATCAAAGGCGATGGCCCGTACGTGATTTTTCAACTCCTGATGCGTTTGCCAAGCTGGCTACCCATGGTGAATGTTGGAACCTCGAAGGCCACAGTGAATGTTGTACCGGTCGATTTTCTGACCAAGGCGATGGCAACGATTTCCAATCAAGAAGGCGCTTTGGGGAAAGTTTTTCAGCTGGCCGATCCTAACCCGCTCCAAGCAAGCGATATTATTGGTCTTGTGGTCGAGGCAATGGACCGAGCCCCAGTGATTGGTTCTGTACCTTCAAGGTGGATGGAAGCGCTGCTCAGCGTGAAGCCGATTGAACGTTTGGTGGGAATTCAGCGACAGGCCATCACTTATTTTAACCATCCGATCTCATACGACGTACAAAATACAATGGAGGCGCTGGACGGAACGGGTGTGCGTTGTCCGCCACTTGTCTCCTATTTACCGACGCTTATCGAGTATTCACGGCGTAATCCGAACATCTTCATGAAGGTTCAATGATCCCATCTGGTCGGCCACTTTCCATTTCGACGCAGGGCCCCTTGCGCGGTAGGGGAAGTTTGTGGTTTTTCGGCCCACGATGGACAGTCTAAATACACAAATTCAGAAAAGTTCTCCCGATTTTGCCGCCAACCAGGCGCACCACCATGCTCTTGCGGATACTCTCCGTGAGCGGCTGGAAAAGGTGTCCCAAGGCGGTTCAGAGCGGGCCCGTGAAACCCAAAAAAAACGTGGCAAGCTTTTGCCCCGTGAACGCATCGACAAGCTATTGGATGCAGGCACACCGTTTTTAGAACTCTCTGCCATGGCAGCCTTTGGTCAACATGACGATAAGGTACCTGCTGGCGGAATCATTACAGGTGTGGGGCGCGTATGCGGCCGCGAATGTATGATTGTTGCCAACGACTCCACGGTAAAGGGTGGAACCTATTTCCCCGAGACGGTTAAGAAGCACGTTCGTGCCCAAGAAATCGCCCTCGAAAATAGGCTTCCCTGTATTTACCTCGTGGATTCTGGTGGTGCGTTTTTGCCTCTCCAGGCAGAAGTCTTCCCCGACAAGGAACACTTTGGGCGTATCTTCTACAACCAGGCGACCATGAGCGCAGCCGGCATCCCGCAAATTGCGGTTGTGCTTGGCATGTGTACAGCGGGCGGTGCTTACGTTCCGGCGATGGCAGATGAGAATATCATCGTCAAAGGCAACGGTACGATTTACCTTGCAGGCCCTCCTTTGGTGAAGGCGGCCACTGGTGAAGAAGTCAGTCCCGAAGACTTGGGTGGGGGCTCCATGCACTCACAGGTTTCAGGCGTCACGGATCACTTAGCAGCCGACGAAGAAGAGGCACTGCATATTTGCCGAAACATCGTTGAAAACCTTGGGACCATGAAAGAAGTGGACCTGGACATCAAAGAGCCAGAAGAGCCTCTCTACAGTCCTGATGAAATCTCTGGTGTTTTACCAGCGGATTCAAAAGTGCCATTCGATGTTCATGAAATTATCGCACGTTTGGTTGATGGTTCGCGTTTCCACGAATTCAAAGCCTCTTATGGTTCAAGCCTCGTTTGCGGCTTTGCCCGTTGGATGGGCTACCCAGTAGGTATCGTAGCCAACAATGGTGTGCTCTTCAGTGAGTCAGCCATGAAGGGTGCTCACTTCGTTCAGATGTGCAACCAGCGTAAAATCCCACTTCTCTTCTTGCAAAACATCACCGGATTCATGGTGGGTAAGCGTTATGAAGAAGGCGGAATTGCAAAGCATGGAGCCAAGATGGTCCAGGCGGTTGCCACTGCGACAGTGCCTAAAATCACGCTGGTTATCGGAGCCTCTCATGGTGCCGGAACCTACGCGATGTGTGGCCGCGGCTATCTGCCTCGCTTCATGTTCTTGTGGCCTAATGCGCGGGTTTCCGTGATGGGCGCGGAGCAAGCAGCGAGCGTTCTGGTTCAGGTTAAGAAGGACCAAATGGAGCGTCATGGCGAAACCATGACCGCTGAACAAGAGGAAGCCATTCGAAAGCCAGTACTTGAAAAATACGAGCGTGAGGGAGACCCCTACTATGGTAGCTCACGGCTTTGGGACGACGGTATTATTTTACCCAGTGAAACTCGGGAAGTAATCGGTATGGCGCTATCTGCCACACTGAATGCTCCAGTGAAGCGCGGCGACACACCCGTATTCAGGATGTAGACGATGGAAACTCTCAATGTTTCACAGACGGGGCGCGTGGCCACGGTCACCCTAGACCGGCCAGATGTGCGTAATGCATTTAACGACCAAGTGGTTGTAGAACTTACGCAGGTCTTTCGTGAGATGGACGAAAGCGTTCAAGTGGTCGTCTTAGAGGGCGTGGGTAAAAGTTTTTGTGCGGGCGCTGACCTCAATTGGATGAAGAAAAGCGCAACATATACCCAGGAACAAAATGCCGATGATGCCCGTGCGATGCTCGGGCTTTTCGATGCGATTGATAGCTTCGCCGGTGTGGTCATTGGACGCGTCCATGGCGCAGCGCTTGGCGGCGGTGTGGGGCTTGTTGCATGTTGCGACATCGTTGTAGCAACCGAACGGGCCAAGTTTGGACTGACTGAAGTTCGACTGGGAATCGTACCGGCGGTGATCTCACCGTTTGTTGTTGCTAAAATCGGCGTGAATCACGCTCGGCGTTATTTTGTGACCGGCGAAATTTTTGATGCCCAGACGGCTTGCCGTATTGGCTTGGTGAGTGAAGTCGTTGCCGACGATGAAGCTTTGGACCTGAAAATCGGTGAACTGACACAATCGGTAACAGGCAATGGTCCAATCGCAGTGAAAGAATCGAAAAAACTAATTACAGAAGTGACAACCCGGCCTCGTGAGGATGCTCTGGAGTATGCTGTGCAGACCATTGCACGGCTGCGAGTATCGAAAGAGGGGCAAGAGGGTTTGTCCGCATTTCTTGAGAAGAGAAAGCCAGGTTGGCGATGAAAGTATTGGTAGCAAATCGCGGCGAAATCGCTTGCCGTGTTCTACGTACGCTTCGAGAGCGCTCTATCGATTCAGTGTCGATTTACAGTGAAGTTGATGCGGGTAACCCACATGTATGGCTGGCGGATGAGTCTGTGTGTATTGGTGAGCCACGTGCATATCTCGATATTGAAAAAGTCATTGAAGCAGCGAAGCAAACTTCGGCAACGGCTATCCACCCAGGTTATGGGTTTCTAGCAGAGAACGCCGACTTTGTAGCAGCCTGCGAAGCAGCCGGGATTGTGTTCATTGGCCCAAGCGTTGAAGCGATGCATGCATTCGCCGATAAGCGCGCAGCGCGCGTGTTGGCGATGAAGCACGATGTGCCAGTTATCGATGGAGCAGAGGTTTGCGATTCACCTGAAGTTGCCAAAGAGCTTGCCGAAAAAGTAGGTTATCCAGTTCTTCTCAAAGCGTCGGCAGGTGGTGGCGGTAAAGGGATGCGTAAAGTCTTTGGACCTGACGAAGTTGCTGATGCGTACGAGTCAGCGAGCCGTGAAGGCGAAGCAGCGTTTGGAGATGGCCGCTTACTTTTAGAGAAGTACATCCACCCTGCGCGGCACATTGAGATTCAAATTCTTGGTGATGGTAAAAATGCGATGGTTGTAGGTGAGAGAGAGTGCAGCTTACAGCGACGTTATCAAAAAGTACTCGAAGAGGCGCCGGCTACGTTTATCTCCGACGAAACCCGTAAGGGTTTAGCTGAGAGTGCCATTCGTCTGGCTGAAGCTGTGGGTTATTCAGGCGCGGGAACCGTGGAGTTTCTGGTGGGCCCTGATGGCCGTCATTATTTTCTCGAAGTCAACACACGACTCCAAGTAGAGCATCCCGTGAGCGAGATGATTTCCGGCATCGATTTGGTCGCTGCGCAAATTGAGATCGCGCATGGCGGAGCATTGCCCGAAACGCCGATGTTACGTGGTCACTCGATTGAAGCCAGGCTGAATGCTGAAGATGCCTACGGTGGTTATCTTCCGCAATCTGGCGATATCTTGATGTTGGACTGGCCTCAGTGGCCACATGTACGTATCGATTCTGGTATTGTTGAGGGTGGTGAGATTTCTCCACACTACGACTCGATGATTGCCAAGGTGATTGTTTGGGGAGAGACCCGAGAGGTCGCTCGAACACGTTTGTTAGCGGCTCTTAAAGAAACAACGCTTCTCGGTGTGACCACGAATCAGAGCTTTTTGATTGATCTACTTGAGGCTCCGTTTTTTGTCAGCGGAGAAACTTATACGTCAACAGTTGAATCTGAAACGTGGACGGCTCCAGAGCTACCTGAGTTTGTGAAGATGGCAGCTGAAAATGCAGCGTCTGCGCCGACGTCGGGCCCGGTTGGTCATTCTAAGACAGAT harbors:
- a CDS encoding SDR family oxidoreductase encodes the protein MKNPGVMVTGFPGFIAGRLMKDLLTSQEVQHHYYFVVLTPFIQKAGEQCAGLESQFPEFKDSWTILEGDIRRRDLGIDAETLKPIRKKIVRLWHLAAVYDLSVPLPFAYGVNVDGTQHVLDFCETLPNFERLLYISTCYVAGKRSGMCYENELDCAQDFKNHYESTKFWAEKLVQHRWDKIPTVIFRPAIVVGDSETGETIKGDGPYVIFQLLMRLPSWLPMVNVGTSKATVNVVPVDFLTKAMATISNQEGALGKVFQLADPNPLQASDIIGLVVEAMDRAPVIGSVPSRWMEALLSVKPIERLVGIQRQAITYFNHPISYDVQNTMEALDGTGVRCPPLVSYLPTLIEYSRRNPNIFMKVQ
- a CDS encoding methylcrotonoyl-CoA carboxylase encodes the protein MDSLNTQIQKSSPDFAANQAHHHALADTLRERLEKVSQGGSERARETQKKRGKLLPRERIDKLLDAGTPFLELSAMAAFGQHDDKVPAGGIITGVGRVCGRECMIVANDSTVKGGTYFPETVKKHVRAQEIALENRLPCIYLVDSGGAFLPLQAEVFPDKEHFGRIFYNQATMSAAGIPQIAVVLGMCTAGGAYVPAMADENIIVKGNGTIYLAGPPLVKAATGEEVSPEDLGGGSMHSQVSGVTDHLAADEEEALHICRNIVENLGTMKEVDLDIKEPEEPLYSPDEISGVLPADSKVPFDVHEIIARLVDGSRFHEFKASYGSSLVCGFARWMGYPVGIVANNGVLFSESAMKGAHFVQMCNQRKIPLLFLQNITGFMVGKRYEEGGIAKHGAKMVQAVATATVPKITLVIGASHGAGTYAMCGRGYLPRFMFLWPNARVSVMGAEQAASVLVQVKKDQMERHGETMTAEQEEAIRKPVLEKYEREGDPYYGSSRLWDDGIILPSETREVIGMALSATLNAPVKRGDTPVFRM
- a CDS encoding ATP-grasp domain-containing protein, whose product is MKVLVANRGEIACRVLRTLRERSIDSVSIYSEVDAGNPHVWLADESVCIGEPRAYLDIEKVIEAAKQTSATAIHPGYGFLAENADFVAACEAAGIVFIGPSVEAMHAFADKRAARVLAMKHDVPVIDGAEVCDSPEVAKELAEKVGYPVLLKASAGGGGKGMRKVFGPDEVADAYESASREGEAAFGDGRLLLEKYIHPARHIEIQILGDGKNAMVVGERECSLQRRYQKVLEEAPATFISDETRKGLAESAIRLAEAVGYSGAGTVEFLVGPDGRHYFLEVNTRLQVEHPVSEMISGIDLVAAQIEIAHGGALPETPMLRGHSIEARLNAEDAYGGYLPQSGDILMLDWPQWPHVRIDSGIVEGGEISPHYDSMIAKVIVWGETREVARTRLLAALKETTLLGVTTNQSFLIDLLEAPFFVSGETYTSTVESETWTAPELPEFVKMAAENAASAPTSGPVGHSKTDRHSPWASIGKFRMGQ